In Anaerolineae bacterium, a genomic segment contains:
- a CDS encoding DUF1059 domain-containing protein: protein MPKVFHCQTVGWDCEYTARAETDTDVLRLAREHVIEKHHLASLTQELEARVRSAIHNVGEDGCPLCR from the coding sequence ATGCCCAAAGTCTTCCACTGCCAGACCGTAGGATGGGATTGCGAGTACACCGCCCGCGCCGAGACCGACACCGACGTGCTGAGGCTGGCCCGAGAGCACGTGATCGAGAAGCACCACCTGGCCAGCCTCACCCAGGAGCTGGAAGCCCGGGTGCGATCGGCCATACACAACGTAGGGGAGGACGGCTGTCCCCTCTGCCGCTAA
- a CDS encoding SDR family oxidoreductase — protein sequence MRDFERRVALVTGGGSGIGRAVCLELGRRGAAVAVADLSLARAQATAAELVGEGGQAGAYPVDVSSADQVRETVEAVCRQWGGVDTLVNSAGIYQIGGIEQIPEADWDRVLAVNLKGPYLLCREVVPIMRRRGGGVIVNVSSISGRTKSDLAGVNYAASKAGLIGLTMCLANQLARDGIRVNCVAPGTIDTPMNVSLSPESRQALTQRVPLGRLGLAEEVAAAIAFLASPAASYITGETLNVNGGAFMV from the coding sequence ATGCGAGACTTCGAGCGGCGGGTGGCCCTGGTCACCGGTGGAGGAAGTGGCATCGGGCGGGCGGTTTGCCTGGAGCTGGGCCGGAGAGGGGCGGCCGTGGCAGTGGCGGACCTGTCGCTGGCTCGGGCCCAGGCCACCGCCGCCGAGCTGGTCGGCGAGGGCGGCCAGGCCGGGGCCTACCCGGTGGACGTCTCATCGGCGGACCAGGTGCGCGAAACAGTGGAAGCGGTGTGCCGGCAGTGGGGCGGGGTGGACACTCTGGTCAACTCCGCGGGTATCTACCAGATAGGGGGGATCGAGCAGATCCCCGAGGCCGATTGGGATCGGGTACTGGCGGTCAACCTCAAGGGCCCCTACCTCCTCTGCCGTGAGGTGGTGCCCATCATGCGTCGCCGCGGCGGAGGCGTCATCGTCAATGTGTCTTCCATCTCCGGCCGCACCAAGTCGGACCTGGCCGGGGTGAACTACGCCGCCTCCAAGGCGGGCCTGATCGGGCTCACCATGTGCCTGGCCAACCAGCTGGCCCGCGACGGCATCAGGGTCAATTGCGTGGCCCCCGGCACCATAGACACCCCCATGAACGTCTCCTTGTCACCCGAGAGCCGCCAGGCGCTTACCCAGCGGGTGCCCCTCGGGCGCCTGGGGCTGGCGGAGGAGGTGGCAGCTGCCATCGCCTTCCTGGCCTCGCCGGCCGCCTCCTACATCACTGGAGAGACGCTCAACGTCAACGGCGGCGCCTTCATGGTGTAG
- a CDS encoding HEAT repeat domain-containing protein codes for MRESFAEALEGVRQQAEGWLKESNLRQLSAATAEEVHAFATVWSDLEADRRFQLITALAGLAEESRELSFEPLFEVTLEDDIAEVRSTAVAGLWEVSDNRLAEKVLGLLRDDPDAGVRAEAATALGTFLATSEPEGDSAGLRQRVEDALLEAINTDTEDVLVRRRAIESYGYADDPYVDEILMDAYDSDEDEMVASAIFAMGRRLDERWLGIIHRELSSEVDEIRLAAIYAASEIGSGASVPYLLRIIGEDPSDDMRVAAVYGLAEIEAPEAARILEDLLESEDVAVQVAADDALDLWQSRDDLSDMVMFDYGPPREEGHSGNGRDSG; via the coding sequence ATGAGAGAGTCTTTTGCCGAGGCGTTAGAAGGCGTGCGGCAACAGGCCGAGGGCTGGCTCAAGGAGAGTAATCTCCGCCAGCTGTCCGCGGCCACCGCCGAGGAAGTACATGCGTTCGCAACCGTGTGGTCGGACCTGGAAGCGGACAGGCGCTTCCAGCTGATTACCGCTCTGGCTGGCCTAGCGGAGGAGAGTCGGGAGCTCTCCTTCGAGCCTCTCTTCGAGGTCACTCTCGAGGACGACATCGCCGAAGTGCGCTCGACCGCCGTGGCCGGGTTGTGGGAGGTCTCCGACAATCGCCTGGCAGAGAAGGTGCTGGGCCTGCTGAGGGATGACCCGGACGCGGGAGTCCGCGCCGAAGCAGCCACCGCCCTGGGCACGTTCTTGGCCACCAGCGAGCCCGAAGGGGACTCGGCCGGCCTGCGGCAACGGGTCGAGGACGCGCTGCTGGAGGCCATCAACACGGACACTGAGGATGTTCTGGTTCGACGGCGGGCGATCGAGTCCTACGGCTACGCTGACGATCCGTACGTAGATGAGATCCTGATGGACGCCTACGACAGTGACGAGGACGAGATGGTGGCCAGCGCCATCTTCGCCATGGGGCGCCGCTTGGATGAGCGCTGGCTGGGTATCATCCACCGGGAGCTGAGCAGCGAGGTGGACGAGATTCGCCTGGCCGCCATCTACGCCGCCAGTGAGATCGGTAGCGGGGCCAGCGTGCCCTACCTGCTTCGCATCATCGGCGAGGATCCCAGCGACGACATGCGTGTAGCCGCCGTCTACGGCCTGGCCGAGATCGAGGCCCCCGAAGCGGCGCGCATCCTGGAGGACCTTCTGGAGAGTGAGGACGTGGCCGTGCAGGTGGCGGCCGACGATGCCCTGGACCTTTGGCAGTCTCGCGACGACCTGAGCGACATGGTTATGTTCGACTATGGGCCGCCGCGCGAGGAGGGTCACTCAGGCAACGGCAGGGATAGTGGGTAG
- a CDS encoding AEC family transporter, producing the protein MLLRVLINNIVPAFIVIGVGFTLDRTLKPHIPTISRLALYALSPALVFTLLVNSELESSQLTLIAGYAAAVHLAMIAVTALTAQALRLDQATAPAFTLAGTMVNSGNFGLSVILFAYGEEGLRLAVIYFVTTAVLANTVGAFIASRSSGSWTQSVRGVLRLPLIYATLLAVAFRLVGYVPPQVVMRPLETIGQAAVPVLLLMLGMQLSRSRVQEDLRLSSLAAVYKLVLMALVAFGLAEVMGLTGLVRQVCIVESSTPTAVTAVLLATEFRARPQVVASTVFLSTLGAAVTLTVVIATLA; encoded by the coding sequence ATGCTGCTGCGAGTACTGATCAACAACATCGTCCCCGCCTTCATCGTGATAGGCGTGGGCTTCACCCTGGATCGGACCCTCAAACCTCACATCCCCACCATATCGCGCCTGGCGCTCTATGCCCTGAGCCCGGCCCTGGTCTTCACCTTGCTGGTCAACTCGGAGCTCGAGAGCTCTCAGCTAACCCTCATAGCTGGGTACGCGGCCGCCGTTCACCTGGCCATGATAGCGGTGACGGCGCTCACCGCTCAGGCCCTGCGCCTGGACCAGGCCACCGCTCCTGCCTTCACCTTAGCCGGAACCATGGTGAACTCGGGCAACTTTGGCCTCTCCGTGATCCTGTTTGCCTATGGCGAGGAAGGTCTCCGGCTGGCGGTCATCTACTTCGTCACTACCGCCGTCCTGGCGAACACCGTGGGGGCCTTCATCGCCTCCCGCAGCAGCGGCTCGTGGACCCAGTCCGTCCGGGGGGTGCTCAGGCTTCCCCTGATCTACGCCACCCTACTCGCCGTCGCCTTCCGTCTGGTGGGGTACGTGCCGCCACAGGTCGTCATGCGCCCGCTGGAGACCATTGGCCAGGCCGCCGTCCCCGTGTTACTGCTTATGCTGGGCATGCAGCTCTCCCGCAGCCGGGTGCAGGAAGACCTGCGTCTGTCGTCGCTGGCAGCGGTGTACAAACTGGTGCTCATGGCCCTGGTGGCCTTCGGGCTGGCGGAGGTCATGGGACTGACCGGTCTAGTGCGGCAGGTGTGCATCGTAGAGTCCAGCACTCCCACGGCCGTGACCGCGGTGCTGCTGGCCACCGAGTTCCGGGCCCGCCCCCAGGTGGTGGCCAGCACTGTCTTTCTGTCTACCTTGGGCGCAGCTGTGACCCTGACGGTGGTGATCGCCACTCTGGCCTGA
- a CDS encoding MFS transporter, with translation MQISKLRRAARSGGATGETWVAPFLSLVALIFLSDMVSGPGRTLLPVYGEAVLRRPPYFTSTLVSLQLIFGAVSALAGGALSDALGHKRALIVGLSGVPLVGLGFVVHSPAALVLFWTYIGFAFGSLTVGRQSYMMASVPARHLGTATALVFFGLTLGSALGNYLAAPVLDRYGFGVLGAGMTAIALVALLVGFWALPNVGAREERPSAAATLTGYRDLLRRRPVQLLAVIRFVPTAYWGTATLLMPLLIYRVAGTPSAAAYYGTISLLFASACQLLSGRVADRWGVRSSIVVLTGLIAAFSLLTGAFSQSLTGLYVFGMLGAGAAWSLSVTIPGLVHGIVPREEHGRTLGLVHVAWCAGSLTGTQLGGWLVDLHSGLPFFLMGALCLAAVGSAALLGPWLRAGVKS, from the coding sequence ATGCAGATCTCCAAGCTTAGGCGCGCAGCCCGGTCCGGAGGGGCGACCGGAGAGACTTGGGTAGCTCCCTTCCTCAGCCTGGTAGCGCTCATCTTCCTGAGCGACATGGTCTCGGGGCCCGGCAGGACGCTCCTGCCGGTGTACGGCGAGGCCGTCCTCCGTCGCCCTCCCTACTTCACCTCCACCCTGGTCTCGCTGCAGCTCATCTTCGGGGCAGTGTCGGCCCTGGCCGGGGGCGCCCTGAGCGACGCTCTGGGCCACAAGCGCGCCCTGATCGTGGGGCTGTCCGGCGTGCCGCTGGTGGGCCTGGGCTTCGTGGTGCATTCGCCCGCGGCACTGGTCCTATTCTGGACCTACATCGGCTTCGCCTTCGGCTCTCTCACCGTCGGCCGGCAGTCCTACATGATGGCCTCGGTCCCGGCGCGCCACTTGGGCACCGCCACCGCCCTGGTCTTCTTCGGCCTCACCCTGGGCAGCGCCCTGGGCAACTACCTGGCGGCACCGGTGCTGGACCGTTACGGCTTCGGCGTCTTGGGCGCCGGCATGACAGCGATCGCCTTGGTGGCGCTGCTGGTGGGCTTCTGGGCCCTACCCAACGTAGGGGCCCGCGAGGAGAGGCCCAGCGCGGCCGCCACCCTTACCGGATATCGCGACCTGCTCCGGCGTCGTCCGGTGCAGTTGCTGGCGGTGATTCGCTTCGTCCCCACCGCCTACTGGGGCACGGCCACTCTGCTGATGCCTCTGCTCATCTACCGCGTCGCCGGCACCCCTTCCGCCGCCGCCTACTACGGCACCATCAGCCTGCTCTTCGCCTCCGCCTGCCAGCTGCTGTCGGGCCGAGTGGCCGACCGGTGGGGAGTGCGCTCCTCCATCGTGGTGCTCACCGGCCTGATCGCCGCGTTCTCGCTCCTCACCGGAGCCTTCAGCCAGAGCCTGACCGGGCTGTACGTCTTCGGCATGCTGGGGGCGGGGGCGGCCTGGTCGCTCTCCGTCACCATACCGGGATTGGTGCACGGCATCGTCCCCCGAGAGGAGCACGGCCGCACCCTCGGCCTGGTCCACGTAGCCTGGTGCGCCGGCTCGCTCACCGGCACCCAGCTGGGTGGCTGGCTGGTGGACCTGCACAGCGGCCTTCCCTTCTTCCTGATGGGAGCGCTGTGTCTGGCGGCCGTCGGTAGCGCCGCCCTCCTGGGCCCCTGGCTCAGGGCGGGCGTAAAGAGCTAG